Proteins encoded together in one Pantoea sp. CCBC3-3-1 window:
- a CDS encoding sugar phosphate isomerase/epimerase yields the protein MYSIANAPCSWGVDDPKNPFLPPWETVLAEAREAGYHSIELGPWGYLPSDATALARALDHHGLSLVAGTLFDDLVSESHFGMMVELTHAICANLQKVPIAQPDGPKTPPWLVIIDFGDAERARCAGQSARAKRLPEADWQRMVKHISELSRIAWREYGVRPVIHPHAGGFIEFGDEIDRIAQAIPAATAGLCLDTGHLYYAGLDPVQWLRKYADRIDYLHFKDVNKTVYEAAIAGQQDFFSACAAGVMCPLGTGDVDYPGVKALLEELNWRGWITIEQERDPRDVAGSLHDVTASLHYLRSVGF from the coding sequence ATGTATTCAATCGCTAATGCGCCCTGTAGCTGGGGCGTGGATGACCCAAAAAATCCTTTTCTGCCGCCGTGGGAAACCGTGCTGGCCGAAGCGCGTGAAGCCGGTTATCACAGCATTGAGCTTGGCCCGTGGGGTTATCTGCCATCTGATGCGACAGCGCTGGCTCGGGCGCTGGATCATCATGGCCTGTCGCTGGTGGCCGGAACCCTGTTTGACGATCTGGTTTCAGAAAGCCACTTTGGCATGATGGTTGAGCTGACCCATGCGATTTGTGCCAATTTGCAAAAAGTGCCGATCGCCCAGCCAGATGGCCCAAAAACGCCGCCCTGGCTGGTGATAATTGATTTTGGCGATGCAGAACGCGCGCGCTGTGCCGGACAGTCTGCCCGCGCAAAGCGCCTGCCTGAAGCTGACTGGCAGCGCATGGTTAAACACATTAGCGAACTGAGCCGCATTGCCTGGCGCGAATATGGCGTGCGTCCGGTGATCCATCCTCATGCCGGCGGCTTTATTGAGTTCGGTGATGAGATCGATCGCATTGCGCAGGCGATCCCCGCCGCAACCGCCGGGCTTTGTCTGGATACCGGCCACCTCTATTACGCCGGTTTGGACCCGGTGCAATGGCTACGCAAATATGCCGACCGCATCGATTACCTGCACTTCAAGGATGTGAACAAGACGGTTTATGAAGCGGCAATTGCCGGACAACAGGACTTTTTCAGCGCCTGTGCGGCGGGCGTGATGTGTCCGTTAGGGACGGGTGACGTCGATTATCCGGGGGTAAAAGCGCTGCTGGAGGAACTGAACTGGCGCGGCTGGATCACCATTGAACAGGAAAGAGATCCCCGGGATGTCGCGGGCAGCCTGCACGATGTCACCGCCAGCCTGCATTATCTGCGCAGCGTGGGGTTTTAA
- a CDS encoding Gfo/Idh/MocA family protein has translation MLNGEKQISRPLRWAMVGGGRLSQVGYKHRSGALRDNTAFKLVAGAFDIDARRGREFGVNIGVEAGRCYDSWAQMFADEASRSDGIEVVTIATPNGTHYEISKAALNAGLHVICEKPLFFTSQQAREIKQLAAEKGLIVGVTYGYSGHQMLLQMRKMIAQGDIGDVRMVEMQYTHGFSANDNADKFSEAQKWRVEPKIAGPSFVLGDLSTHTFYISQLVLPQLQLKSLLCDRQSFIPSRAPLEDNAMVLMHYHGGAVGRMWTSSVNAGSMDSQFIRIIGSKASLEWRDSQPNELRHERQNQPNQLLHHGMPYLDETALADDRLGALHTEGLTEAWSNIYLKFALAIDAKQRGEEAALADMIYPDIDAGIEGVRWVENCVRSADKGAVWVNYE, from the coding sequence ATGCTAAACGGAGAGAAACAGATTTCCCGCCCGCTGCGCTGGGCAATGGTCGGCGGCGGTCGTCTGAGCCAGGTGGGTTACAAGCATCGTAGCGGCGCATTGCGGGATAACACCGCGTTCAAACTGGTGGCCGGCGCGTTTGATATTGACGCCCGGCGCGGCCGTGAATTTGGCGTGAATATTGGCGTTGAGGCCGGCCGCTGTTACGACAGCTGGGCGCAGATGTTTGCTGATGAAGCCAGCCGCAGCGACGGTATTGAAGTCGTCACCATCGCCACGCCGAACGGAACGCATTATGAAATTTCCAAAGCGGCGCTGAATGCAGGATTACATGTTATCTGTGAGAAACCGCTGTTTTTTACCAGCCAGCAGGCACGCGAAATCAAGCAGCTTGCCGCAGAAAAAGGGTTGATTGTCGGCGTGACCTACGGCTATTCCGGGCATCAGATGCTGCTACAGATGCGCAAGATGATTGCGCAGGGTGATATTGGCGATGTCCGCATGGTGGAAATGCAGTACACGCACGGCTTCAGCGCTAACGACAACGCGGATAAATTTTCCGAGGCGCAAAAATGGCGGGTGGAACCGAAAATTGCAGGCCCGAGCTTTGTGCTGGGCGATCTCTCCACCCATACCTTTTATATTTCGCAGCTGGTTTTACCGCAGCTTCAGCTGAAATCGCTGCTTTGCGATCGCCAAAGCTTTATTCCTTCCCGTGCACCGCTGGAGGACAACGCGATGGTGTTAATGCACTATCACGGCGGAGCCGTAGGCCGGATGTGGACCTCTTCGGTTAACGCCGGATCGATGGACAGCCAGTTTATTCGGATTATCGGCTCAAAAGCGAGCCTGGAATGGCGCGATTCACAGCCTAATGAACTGCGGCATGAAAGACAAAATCAACCCAATCAGCTGCTCCATCATGGCATGCCTTATCTTGATGAAACGGCGCTGGCCGACGATCGCCTTGGCGCTTTGCATACGGAAGGCCTGACCGAGGCCTGGTCAAATATTTACCTGAAATTTGCGCTGGCCATCGATGCGAAGCAGCGGGGAGAGGAAGCCGCGCTGGCCGACATGATCTATCCCGATATTGATGCGGGCATTGAAGGCGTGCGCTGGGTTGAAAACTGTGTGCGTTCGGCTGACAAAGGGGCAGTCTGGGTCAACTACGAATAA
- a CDS encoding glycoside hydrolase family 10 protein, with protein MFFPATRRWQAIAMIVCGFILTACGHPPLEKKPVVPVVTPQPRPAPAPVIDRPMRGVWLATVQHLDWPPLNTVNMTDDAERIRAQQNALIDKLDNLASVGVNTIFFQVKPDASALYHSNILPWSDVLTGENGKDPGYDPLQFMLTEAHRRGMKVHAWLNPYRVSMDTSASTVAALRRTLSGSPASVFALHPDWVRTASHRFVLDPGVPEVREWIASVVAELVTRYAVDGIQFDDYFYYETPTSRLDDRTSWRQYGQVFADKASWRRNNTLLLVKDISRTIKSLRPEVEFGISPAGVWRNRGDDPQGSDTRGAAAYDQAFADTRLWVNEGLLDYIAPQIYWPFARQAARYDTLAKWWAEVVRPSHTKLYIGVALYKVGQPSKMEPDWMVGGGVAELQRELDLNEALPEISGTILFREAFLRQPQTQQAVDYLRSRWQHPPLQDEKTAPVRRGVFTRNGP; from the coding sequence ATGTTTTTTCCAGCTACACGGCGCTGGCAGGCCATCGCGATGATTGTTTGCGGCTTTATCCTCACGGCCTGTGGGCATCCACCGCTGGAAAAAAAACCGGTGGTGCCCGTGGTTACGCCGCAGCCACGCCCCGCGCCTGCGCCCGTTATCGACCGACCGATGCGCGGAGTCTGGCTGGCGACCGTGCAGCATCTCGACTGGCCGCCGCTCAATACGGTCAACATGACTGACGATGCAGAACGAATCCGTGCACAGCAAAACGCGCTGATCGATAAGCTCGATAACCTGGCGTCTGTCGGGGTGAATACGATCTTTTTTCAGGTCAAGCCGGATGCAAGCGCGCTCTACCACTCCAACATCCTGCCCTGGTCTGACGTGCTGACCGGCGAAAATGGAAAAGATCCCGGCTACGATCCGCTGCAATTTATGCTGACCGAAGCGCACAGGCGCGGGATGAAAGTTCACGCCTGGCTCAATCCCTATCGTGTTTCAATGGATACCTCGGCAAGCACCGTGGCGGCGCTCAGGCGGACGCTCAGCGGTTCGCCAGCCAGCGTTTTCGCCTTACATCCTGACTGGGTGCGTACCGCAAGTCATCGCTTTGTCCTCGATCCGGGCGTGCCCGAAGTGCGCGAATGGATAGCCAGCGTGGTGGCGGAACTGGTCACTCGTTACGCGGTTGATGGCATTCAGTTTGATGATTACTTCTATTATGAAACCCCAACCTCGCGGCTGGACGATCGGACAAGCTGGCGACAATATGGCCAGGTATTTGCCGACAAAGCCAGCTGGCGGCGTAACAACACGCTGCTGCTGGTGAAGGATATCAGCCGGACCATCAAATCGCTGCGGCCGGAGGTAGAATTCGGCATCAGCCCGGCGGGCGTGTGGCGCAACCGGGGTGACGATCCGCAAGGCTCAGATACACGCGGTGCTGCTGCGTACGATCAGGCTTTTGCCGACACGCGTTTGTGGGTTAACGAAGGGTTGCTTGATTATATTGCACCGCAAATTTACTGGCCCTTCGCCCGACAGGCAGCCCGTTACGATACGCTGGCAAAATGGTGGGCAGAAGTCGTCAGACCCAGCCACACTAAACTCTACATCGGCGTGGCGCTCTATAAAGTCGGACAGCCTTCTAAAATGGAGCCTGACTGGATGGTGGGTGGCGGCGTAGCGGAGCTGCAAAGAGAGCTGGATCTGAATGAGGCGCTGCCGGAAATATCGGGTACGATTTTGTTCCGCGAAGCCTTTCTGCGCCAGCCGCAGACGCAGCAGGCAGTCGATTATTTGCGCTCCAGATGGCAGCATCCGCCCTTACAAGATGAAAAAACCGCGCCTGTACGCAGGGGCGTTTTTACCCGTAATGGCCCTTAG
- a CDS encoding Glu/Leu/Phe/Val dehydrogenase, translating to MDKLSYASESSTSAWSTYLQQIDRVAPYLGDLSRWIDTLRHPKRALIVDIPLQMDDGTIRHFEGFRVQHNLSRGPGKGGIRYHPDVDLNEVMALSAWMTIKCAAVNLPYGGAKGGIRVDPFALSDGELERLTRRYTSEIGLIIGPQKDIPAPDVGTNAKVMAWMMDTYSMNHGTTITGVVTGKPIHLGGSLGREKATGRGVFITGREVARRSGIEIEGAQIAVQGFGNVGSEAARLFVEAGARVVVIQDHTATLFNPAGIDLNALTEWQASHKKIAGFQGAQEIASEAFWDVQMDILIPAALEGQITAARAERLNCKLVLEGANGPTYPDADDMLTSRGITVVPDVICNAGGVTVSYFEWVQDMASFFWSESEINARMDKIMTEAMIHVWDKAREKSCSLRTAAYIVACERILMARKDRGIYPG from the coding sequence ATGGATAAGCTCTCTTACGCTTCTGAAAGCAGCACATCGGCCTGGTCTACTTATTTACAGCAAATCGACCGCGTTGCCCCTTATCTGGGCGACCTGTCCCGCTGGATCGATACGCTTCGCCACCCCAAGCGCGCACTGATTGTTGATATCCCTTTGCAGATGGACGACGGCACGATTCGCCATTTCGAAGGTTTCCGCGTGCAGCACAACCTTTCGCGCGGGCCGGGTAAAGGCGGTATCCGTTACCATCCTGATGTCGATTTGAATGAAGTGATGGCGCTATCTGCGTGGATGACGATTAAGTGTGCCGCGGTGAACTTGCCGTATGGCGGCGCGAAAGGCGGCATTCGCGTCGACCCCTTTGCGCTTTCCGATGGTGAACTGGAACGCCTGACGCGCCGCTATACCAGTGAGATCGGCCTGATTATCGGCCCGCAAAAAGATATTCCGGCACCGGATGTTGGCACCAACGCCAAAGTGATGGCGTGGATGATGGATACCTATTCCATGAATCACGGCACCACCATCACCGGCGTCGTAACCGGCAAGCCGATTCATCTGGGCGGATCGCTGGGACGTGAAAAAGCGACCGGGCGTGGCGTGTTTATTACCGGCCGGGAAGTGGCGCGTCGTTCAGGGATTGAGATTGAAGGCGCGCAGATTGCGGTGCAGGGCTTTGGTAACGTGGGTAGCGAAGCGGCTCGCCTGTTCGTGGAAGCTGGCGCGCGGGTCGTGGTTATTCAGGACCATACGGCAACGCTGTTTAATCCCGCGGGGATCGATTTAAATGCGCTGACCGAATGGCAGGCCAGCCACAAAAAAATCGCCGGCTTCCAGGGCGCGCAGGAGATTGCCAGCGAGGCATTCTGGGATGTGCAGATGGATATCCTGATCCCTGCCGCGCTGGAAGGACAAATTACCGCGGCGCGGGCGGAAAGGCTTAACTGCAAGCTGGTGCTGGAAGGGGCCAACGGCCCAACTTATCCCGATGCCGACGACATGCTGACTTCACGCGGCATTACCGTTGTTCCGGATGTGATCTGCAACGCGGGCGGCGTCACCGTCAGTTATTTTGAATGGGTGCAGGATATGGCAAGCTTCTTCTGGAGCGAAAGCGAAATCAATGCGCGCATGGACAAGATCATGACCGAAGCGATGATCCACGTCTGGGACAAAGCCCGTGAGAAAAGCTGTAGCCTGCGCACCGCGGCCTATATCGTGGCCTGCGAGCGCATTCTGATGGCGCGTAAGGATCGCGGTATTTATCCGGGCTAA
- a CDS encoding D-serine ammonia-lyase: protein MDASTQSFLQQFPLLKKLSALEPVTWVNPRATTSEEGLRYVGLTAAQVDDAAQRLQRFAPWLIKAFPDTAAAQGVIESEIVALPRLQQTLNSRFSTQVTGRLLLKKDSHLPISGSIKARGGIYEVLTHAESLAIQAGLLHETDDYGRLFSDEFRQFFSQYCIAVGSTGNLGLSIGSVSARLGFRCCVHMSADAREWKKRKLREHGVQVIEYQDDYSVAVEQGRREAASDPHCFFIDDENSRTLFLGYAVAGERVRQQLQAMAVTVDAEHPLFVYLPCGVGGGPGGVAFGLKLAFGDHVHCVFAEPTHAPCMLLGVHTGLHDAVAVGDLGIDNRTVADGLAVGRASGFVGRAMERLLCAFFTVSDEQLFELLGLLAQEENLRLEPSALAGLPGPWRMQQAADALAEQGMNAQRFSRATHLVWATGGGMVPEDEMAKYLAAAEQHLS, encoded by the coding sequence ATGGATGCCAGCACACAATCGTTTTTACAGCAGTTCCCCTTACTGAAGAAACTCTCCGCACTGGAGCCTGTCACCTGGGTTAACCCGCGAGCAACCACCAGCGAGGAAGGATTACGCTACGTCGGGCTGACGGCCGCTCAGGTTGATGACGCCGCACAGCGGCTGCAACGCTTTGCGCCCTGGCTGATAAAAGCCTTTCCGGACACGGCGGCCGCGCAGGGCGTTATTGAATCTGAAATCGTGGCGCTACCTCGCCTGCAACAAACCCTGAACAGTCGCTTCAGTACGCAGGTAACGGGCCGGCTGCTGCTGAAAAAAGACAGCCATCTGCCGATTTCCGGTTCCATCAAAGCGCGTGGCGGCATTTATGAGGTGTTAACGCATGCGGAAAGCCTGGCTATTCAGGCCGGTTTGCTGCACGAAACGGATGATTATGGCCGTCTTTTCTCCGATGAGTTCCGCCAGTTTTTCTCGCAGTATTGCATTGCCGTAGGGTCAACCGGCAATCTCGGGCTGTCGATTGGCAGTGTCAGTGCCCGGCTGGGCTTCCGCTGTTGCGTTCATATGTCGGCAGATGCACGGGAATGGAAAAAGCGGAAATTGCGCGAGCATGGCGTACAGGTTATTGAATATCAGGACGATTACAGCGTCGCGGTGGAGCAGGGGCGACGTGAGGCGGCCAGCGATCCCCACTGTTTCTTTATTGATGATGAAAACTCCCGCACGCTTTTCCTCGGCTATGCCGTTGCGGGCGAGCGCGTCAGGCAACAGCTTCAGGCCATGGCAGTGACGGTTGATGCTGAACATCCGCTTTTCGTCTATTTGCCGTGTGGCGTGGGCGGCGGGCCGGGCGGGGTGGCTTTTGGTCTGAAGCTGGCTTTTGGGGACCATGTGCACTGCGTCTTTGCCGAGCCGACGCACGCGCCCTGTATGCTGCTGGGCGTCCACACGGGTCTGCATGATGCTGTCGCGGTTGGCGATCTGGGCATCGACAACCGGACGGTTGCGGATGGCCTTGCGGTTGGACGCGCTTCAGGTTTTGTCGGGCGCGCAATGGAACGGCTGCTGTGTGCTTTCTTTACGGTCAGCGACGAGCAGCTGTTTGAACTGCTGGGCCTGCTGGCGCAGGAAGAAAACCTGAGGCTGGAGCCGTCGGCGCTGGCCGGGCTGCCGGGCCCCTGGCGGATGCAGCAGGCCGCGGATGCCCTGGCGGAACAGGGAATGAATGCGCAACGGTTCAGCCGGGCAACGCACCTGGTTTGGGCAACGGGTGGCGGAATGGTGCCTGAAGACGAAATGGCAAAATACCTTGCGGCGGCGGAACAACATTTGAGCTAA
- the eptB gene encoding kdo(2)-lipid A phosphoethanolamine 7''-transferase — MKKLLFLTQQRVCCLLAFYIGILLNLPIFLRRFHQLRYDALLSTGIEIVAAFALVLFTTLLASLAGRLLFRILISLLVVGSVAASYYMIFFNVDIGYGIIAAVMTTDSMDLSKESIGWNFGLWLVLVSLLPLLILWLAPLPEAVLHRRNGGAMLRRAGVMVAAGLCCWLPLKVMGKHQDSLDRQHNRMMASYGGVVAGTYSPSNWLSGMGLLAYSSWSQAEDSRKLFDPAAHFTYTPPKDVNDLYVVFVIGESARRDHMGVYGYARDNTPNLDKEPNLAALQGYSCDTSTKLSLRCMFVREGGASEAPERTLKEMNVFSVLKKQGFSSELFAMQSEAWFYNKALADDYALRETIQSEKRNVGKPIDDMALVSELKDSLDRHPQGKHLVILHTKGSHYLYTERYPRAFARYQPECMGIDDNCSTQQMVNSYDNSLLYTDHVLEQVFNQLRNRNAIVFYASDHGESISKNMHFHGTPRNVAPMAQRSVPIMVWASDKFLAHPDHAAAFAQLKMLAKDKTPVFHEKLFDSILGCAGFTSPNGGINELRNWCHVKQ; from the coding sequence ATGAAAAAACTGCTTTTTTTGACTCAGCAACGGGTCTGCTGCCTGCTCGCTTTCTACATTGGTATTTTATTAAACCTGCCCATTTTTCTTCGGCGTTTCCATCAGCTGCGCTACGACGCTCTGCTTTCTACCGGCATTGAAATCGTCGCGGCTTTTGCCCTGGTGCTGTTTACCACCCTGCTGGCGTCGCTGGCGGGCCGCCTGCTGTTCCGTATTTTAATCTCACTGCTGGTAGTTGGCTCGGTCGCCGCCAGTTACTACATGATCTTTTTCAATGTGGATATCGGTTACGGCATCATCGCGGCAGTGATGACCACCGACAGCATGGATCTGTCAAAAGAGTCGATAGGCTGGAATTTTGGCCTGTGGCTGGTGTTAGTCAGCCTGTTGCCGCTGCTGATACTGTGGCTGGCTCCGCTACCGGAGGCGGTGTTGCATCGTCGTAACGGCGGCGCAATGCTGCGTCGGGCGGGCGTGATGGTCGCGGCTGGCTTATGCTGCTGGCTGCCGCTAAAGGTGATGGGTAAGCATCAGGACAGCCTGGACCGCCAGCATAATCGCATGATGGCGAGCTATGGCGGCGTCGTGGCAGGCACCTACTCGCCGTCTAACTGGCTGTCTGGCATGGGGCTTCTGGCCTATAGCAGCTGGAGCCAGGCGGAAGACAGCCGTAAACTTTTCGATCCCGCAGCGCATTTCACCTACACGCCGCCAAAAGACGTTAACGATCTCTACGTCGTATTTGTTATCGGCGAAAGCGCGCGTCGCGATCATATGGGCGTTTATGGTTATGCGCGTGACAACACGCCAAACCTGGACAAAGAACCCAACCTGGCGGCGTTACAGGGCTATTCCTGCGACACCTCAACCAAGCTCTCGCTGCGCTGTATGTTCGTCAGGGAAGGCGGAGCTTCTGAAGCGCCAGAACGTACGCTAAAAGAGATGAACGTTTTCTCCGTGCTGAAAAAGCAGGGCTTCTCTTCCGAGCTTTTTGCGATGCAAAGTGAAGCCTGGTTTTATAACAAGGCGCTGGCCGATGATTATGCGCTGCGTGAGACCATTCAGTCGGAGAAACGCAACGTTGGCAAACCGATTGATGATATGGCGCTGGTCAGCGAGCTGAAGGATTCCCTTGATCGTCATCCGCAGGGCAAACATCTGGTGATCCTGCATACCAAAGGGTCGCATTATCTTTATACCGAGCGCTATCCGCGTGCTTTTGCCCGCTATCAGCCGGAATGCATGGGCATTGATGATAACTGCTCGACGCAGCAGATGGTGAACTCCTACGACAACAGCCTGCTCTACACCGACCACGTGCTGGAACAGGTGTTTAATCAGCTGCGCAATCGTAACGCCATCGTTTTTTATGCTTCCGATCACGGCGAATCGATTTCAAAAAATATGCACTTCCACGGCACGCCGCGTAACGTGGCACCGATGGCACAGCGATCGGTGCCGATTATGGTCTGGGCTTCAGATAAATTCCTTGCGCATCCCGATCATGCTGCGGCCTTTGCTCAGCTGAAAATGCTGGCTAAAGACAAAACGCCGGTTTTCCACGAGAAGCTGTTCGACAGCATATTGGGCTGCGCGGGCTTCACTTCACCGAATGGCGGCATCAATGAATTGCGTAACTGGTGTCATGTGAAGCAGTAA
- a CDS encoding H-NS family nucleoid-associated regulatory protein codes for MNFNLSSLKNIRSLRAQTRNMATEELEEIREKLNILIDERHIERQAAEAAHREKAEKLAMYHELLLEDGISPAELLDGIKRSGMPKKARAPRPAKYKYTDVNNEIRHWTGQGRTPSPIKTALENGQSLNDFLI; via the coding sequence ATGAATTTTAACCTGAGTAGCCTGAAAAATATCCGTTCATTGCGTGCGCAGACGCGTAATATGGCTACAGAGGAGCTGGAAGAGATCCGCGAAAAGCTCAATATTTTAATCGACGAACGTCATATTGAACGGCAAGCGGCTGAAGCAGCGCATCGTGAAAAAGCTGAAAAACTGGCCATGTATCACGAACTGCTGCTGGAAGACGGTATCTCTCCCGCAGAACTGCTGGACGGCATCAAGCGATCTGGCATGCCAAAAAAAGCACGCGCGCCACGCCCTGCTAAGTATAAATATACTGACGTCAACAATGAAATCAGGCACTGGACGGGTCAGGGCCGGACACCTTCTCCTATTAAAACCGCCCTTGAAAATGGCCAGTCTCTTAATGACTTCCTGATTTAG
- a CDS encoding ShlB/FhaC/HecB family hemolysin secretion/activation protein — MKIKTGKWLALSAGLFFCKVFAAPLTPGDRDYIQTQQQQQLEQNQQQRNALWHASTLHSAPATAGTQSGQCFPVHRIIIKNATLLSVRQQSALTDNYNNRCLNLTEINALVHAISDWYMQRGYITSRAFLSEQNLSSEELTIPVLEGKLEAVRLNGVHSRMLETTFPGLEGKTLNLRDIEQGMEQINRVRSSPVQIEIVPSQKPGYSIVNLTSQSEFPVSLSAGFDNSGQKSTGVGQLNSAVTGNNLLGLADRWFISGGRSSAFSEWRDAQNLQAGVSMPYGYGLLDYSYSWSNYHSSFINNGFTWLSNGDNIAHRLNGSWVLLRNGTIKTGVQIGLNRYASHNFLNHTLLQSSSRKITSLQFGLNHTQKILGGVATLNPVLSRGMPWFDAESDAGKTGDLPKAQFRKWSLSGSFQRPITQKLWWLSSVYGQWSPDRLYGSERLTLGGESSVRGFKEQYLSGDAGGYLRNELNYSLFRLPGIGEVSSLLAIDGGWLKSDPQNRRSTGTLWGSAVGFATRNTHFYSQYTLGIPLSYPGELAPDRVSIYARFGLIF, encoded by the coding sequence ATGAAAATTAAAACAGGAAAGTGGCTGGCGTTGTCTGCTGGTTTGTTTTTTTGCAAGGTATTTGCTGCACCGCTAACCCCGGGCGACCGCGATTATATTCAGACTCAGCAACAACAGCAGCTGGAGCAGAACCAGCAGCAGCGTAATGCCCTTTGGCATGCTTCCACACTGCACAGCGCGCCAGCAACGGCTGGCACACAGTCAGGGCAGTGCTTTCCTGTTCATCGTATTATTATTAAAAACGCTACGCTGTTATCAGTCAGACAGCAATCAGCATTAACGGATAATTATAATAACCGCTGCCTGAACTTAACGGAAATTAATGCGCTTGTACATGCAATTTCTGACTGGTATATGCAGCGGGGCTATATTACCAGTCGGGCATTTCTTAGCGAGCAGAATTTATCCTCTGAAGAATTAACGATTCCCGTACTTGAAGGGAAATTAGAGGCTGTACGCCTCAATGGCGTGCACTCGCGCATGTTAGAAACAACCTTTCCGGGGCTGGAAGGGAAAACGCTCAACCTGCGCGATATAGAGCAGGGAATGGAGCAGATTAATCGGGTACGCAGCTCACCGGTACAGATTGAAATTGTGCCGTCGCAAAAGCCAGGCTATTCGATTGTTAATCTGACCAGTCAATCTGAATTTCCCGTTAGCCTCTCGGCCGGTTTTGATAACAGCGGACAGAAGAGCACCGGCGTGGGTCAGCTTAACAGTGCCGTTACCGGTAATAATCTGCTCGGACTGGCCGACCGCTGGTTTATCAGCGGCGGCCGCAGCAGTGCGTTCAGCGAGTGGCGTGATGCACAGAACCTTCAGGCTGGCGTCAGCATGCCGTACGGCTATGGCCTGCTGGATTACAGCTACAGCTGGAGCAATTATCACAGCAGCTTTATCAATAACGGCTTTACCTGGCTGAGCAACGGCGACAACATCGCGCACCGGCTGAACGGCTCCTGGGTGCTGCTGCGCAATGGCACGATCAAAACCGGCGTTCAGATTGGCCTTAACCGTTATGCCAGTCATAACTTCCTCAATCATACGCTGTTGCAAAGCAGCAGCCGCAAGATCACCAGCCTTCAGTTCGGCCTGAACCATACGCAAAAAATCCTCGGCGGCGTCGCTACCCTGAACCCGGTACTGAGTCGCGGCATGCCATGGTTTGATGCCGAAAGCGACGCGGGCAAAACCGGTGATTTACCCAAAGCGCAGTTTCGTAAATGGAGCCTGAGCGGCAGTTTTCAGCGCCCGATCACCCAAAAGCTCTGGTGGCTGAGCAGCGTCTACGGGCAATGGTCACCGGACCGGTTGTATGGCAGCGAACGCCTCACCCTTGGCGGCGAAAGCTCGGTGCGCGGTTTCAAAGAACAGTATCTCTCCGGTGATGCGGGCGGCTACCTGCGTAACGAACTGAACTATTCGCTGTTCAGGCTACCGGGCATCGGTGAGGTCAGCAGCCTGCTGGCCATCGATGGCGGCTGGCTGAAGAGTGACCCGCAGAATCGCCGTTCCACCGGCACGCTGTGGGGCAGCGCCGTAGGTTTCGCAACACGGAATACGCATTTCTACAGCCAGTACACGCTTGGCATCCCACTTAGCTATCCCGGTGAGTTGGCCCCGGATCGCGTCAGCATTTATGCCCGCTTTGGGCTGATCTTTTAA